Proteins co-encoded in one Halococcoides cellulosivorans genomic window:
- a CDS encoding DEAD/DEAH box helicase, with translation MQYIDSNTNPGRFPDDVDTLLEAMLANKQIRYVDQEDPPPVTQAIKYERKRQQRRKTSPYSGSDSFVESIVDIFGFDPLDFQVTSWQLIDRMAQTCSLENQSKAAVLSAPTGFGKTEAFLGPLYQLLRSGRQDSVAIVYPRRALLQDQLGRVLEHVHSIKQSCGDQLSVGCYVGNMAWNLSDVGDRGFFHSGDGRKRFTPCNCWCSSDGQTNSFELHQNSESYFLQCENDSTHRFTQDELVLARKEMVFEETPDIVLTTLESMENFAHKPHYDLLDNFGTIVLDEVHLNTGLRGAHAAKIIQNVDDISSGPLLWVGSSATIDDPARFGQQIFGLESVDIVTTAPPPSDFDDTHDDHEHYYFMIAREDGPGVTSMSIQQSMLLGHTMLASNDGSRAKQLSFIDSISQINQQRVQLEDADRTNQLWEFHLNDEFEEDWQRVATAMGQRFIDEPLSFMPVYSEEGFDRERASESDILLSTNFLEVGIDVGDIKLVTQHRTPWNLSSFLQRAGRAARKPGMDSHVAVYLSTLTGDANMFYRADRFLASDIRTPVNTNNRVVEWMHERFNRYYHRLNDISGRTIRSDLRRHTTFLEEYLCDDLGYETYYEMLLEPRTFFEERLGVEVDSNRLISPRSVDEVRNSLQQYKEQQREDVADIEVYFDMDGGDVVRGVDSVETFVLEVQEQTLRTTNTFDGQVSGFAAKLDAEDANEYQSMVERLQTSLADIRSSATDVPDDNGEAVQLFGSLVADLYQIMGQLMGLRQQANVVADQPVPQVDDGEIQALKSVVTQLETLTEDDRLEAYYTLEEQIYYLDRALDEYASYLDSPGSPYNSLFRVKDLLRGAYYVDRFLRTVDEQLGDTVWFVPPDYFGGAGQFVTIQREGSTGSRPEESMDQIVSTYSPYRSEYQSESGVMHAFLPRTEVTEDGVVMEYTGDVAGEEHDGLLVPDTISLTEIRDLSGQKAMEMVRYCPECFQILPNLDSCLRHDTSAYGKIHSEPHIDTTVTDRTPVESRGDLTLADLKAQVTLESVTLEITPGQDAGPDIGVIYASEGDRVTQELQSPDIPLGFTTQTRGLVFDMDGFLDGLEDKIGDLVRRYHDTDDYSLEFLAYHTAAHFFLQLVTDVSSVTAQRVFYGYDQHLAEVYVFERTEGGQGIVDLVYQEIESDPGSVLESMHRLLYNEQVINERLWADQEFVAALPIDDISTSAIETVVFENLAVPFDDVVERVTEEVVATVDQAHQLAIDQGIEHAASYALKHTVAAAQVRGCNEFPAAEVDDHPADIADYERVRTAFYSPDIDGCVENLHLMECIATDDQSETLSYILLEALRDYLLEMVNSEDAANEMFDREQPPGGETDGTSVFLNL, from the coding sequence ATGCAGTACATCGATTCGAATACGAACCCGGGCAGGTTCCCGGACGACGTCGACACGTTGTTGGAGGCGATGCTGGCGAACAAACAGATCCGCTATGTAGATCAGGAAGATCCGCCTCCGGTCACCCAAGCAATCAAATACGAACGTAAACGGCAGCAGCGTCGAAAGACGAGTCCGTATTCCGGCTCGGATTCGTTCGTCGAATCGATTGTAGACATCTTTGGGTTTGATCCTCTGGATTTCCAAGTCACGAGCTGGCAATTGATAGATAGGATGGCACAGACTTGCAGTTTGGAGAACCAGAGCAAGGCAGCAGTTCTTTCTGCACCAACGGGATTCGGGAAGACGGAAGCGTTCTTGGGACCACTCTATCAACTCCTTCGGAGTGGTCGCCAGGATTCTGTCGCCATCGTCTATCCACGCCGTGCGCTCTTGCAAGACCAGCTTGGACGTGTTTTAGAACACGTCCATTCTATCAAACAATCCTGCGGTGACCAGTTATCTGTCGGCTGCTACGTCGGGAACATGGCCTGGAATCTATCGGATGTCGGTGACCGAGGATTCTTCCACTCCGGTGACGGCCGGAAGCGGTTCACCCCGTGCAACTGCTGGTGTAGTTCCGACGGCCAGACAAACTCGTTTGAACTCCATCAGAACAGTGAGTCCTATTTCCTTCAGTGCGAGAACGATTCGACACACCGCTTCACGCAGGACGAGCTCGTACTGGCCCGCAAGGAGATGGTTTTCGAAGAGACACCAGATATTGTCTTGACAACCCTCGAGTCAATGGAGAACTTTGCACATAAGCCCCATTACGACCTCCTGGACAACTTCGGAACCATTGTCTTGGACGAAGTCCATTTGAACACTGGCCTACGCGGTGCGCATGCAGCGAAGATTATCCAGAACGTCGACGACATCTCGTCAGGTCCTCTATTGTGGGTGGGGTCGAGTGCGACTATCGATGACCCCGCGCGGTTTGGACAACAAATCTTTGGCCTCGAATCCGTGGATATCGTGACAACTGCCCCACCACCGTCGGACTTCGATGATACTCACGACGATCACGAACATTACTACTTCATGATTGCTCGTGAGGATGGTCCCGGAGTCACCTCGATGTCCATTCAGCAGTCGATGCTTCTCGGACACACGATGCTTGCGAGTAACGACGGAAGCCGCGCCAAACAGCTCTCGTTTATCGATAGTATCTCCCAAATCAACCAACAAAGGGTACAACTGGAAGACGCTGACCGGACGAATCAGCTCTGGGAGTTCCACCTTAACGATGAGTTCGAGGAGGACTGGCAACGCGTCGCGACGGCGATGGGCCAGCGGTTCATCGACGAACCACTGTCGTTCATGCCCGTTTACTCGGAGGAAGGGTTCGACCGCGAACGAGCCAGTGAGAGCGATATCTTGCTCTCGACGAACTTCCTCGAAGTCGGTATCGACGTCGGCGATATCAAGCTTGTCACCCAACACCGGACACCGTGGAATCTCTCATCATTTCTCCAGCGAGCTGGTAGGGCTGCGAGAAAGCCCGGCATGGATTCACACGTGGCGGTGTATCTGTCAACTCTAACTGGAGATGCCAACATGTTCTATCGTGCTGATCGATTTCTTGCATCGGACATCAGGACTCCCGTAAATACGAACAACCGGGTGGTCGAGTGGATGCATGAACGGTTCAATCGTTACTACCACCGACTCAATGATATCTCGGGCCGTACCATCAGATCCGACCTACGGAGACACACGACGTTCCTCGAGGAGTATCTCTGTGACGACTTGGGATACGAGACGTACTACGAAATGCTGCTGGAGCCCAGGACGTTCTTTGAGGAGCGGCTTGGAGTAGAGGTTGATTCCAACCGGCTTATTTCGCCCCGATCTGTCGACGAGGTGCGAAACTCTCTCCAGCAGTACAAAGAGCAACAACGGGAGGACGTCGCTGACATCGAGGTGTACTTCGATATGGATGGTGGCGACGTGGTTCGCGGTGTCGACTCCGTTGAAACGTTCGTCTTGGAAGTGCAGGAGCAGACGCTACGTACAACCAATACTTTCGATGGACAGGTATCCGGTTTTGCGGCGAAACTCGATGCGGAGGATGCGAACGAATATCAGTCGATGGTCGAGAGGCTTCAAACCTCGCTCGCGGATATCAGATCGTCAGCAACAGACGTTCCGGATGACAATGGCGAAGCTGTCCAACTGTTTGGTTCGCTCGTGGCGGATCTGTACCAGATAATGGGCCAACTGATGGGGCTCCGACAGCAGGCAAACGTCGTCGCCGACCAACCGGTTCCACAGGTCGACGACGGTGAGATTCAAGCCCTTAAATCCGTCGTCACGCAATTGGAGACTCTAACTGAGGATGACCGGTTGGAAGCGTACTATACTCTCGAAGAGCAGATTTACTATCTCGACCGGGCGCTCGATGAGTATGCTTCCTATCTTGATTCCCCCGGTAGCCCGTATAATTCCCTTTTTCGGGTCAAAGACCTTCTTCGAGGGGCGTACTATGTCGATCGGTTCCTTCGGACCGTCGACGAGCAGCTTGGAGATACAGTTTGGTTCGTCCCCCCAGACTACTTCGGGGGCGCTGGTCAGTTTGTCACCATCCAGCGTGAGGGATCGACTGGCAGTCGCCCCGAAGAATCGATGGACCAAATTGTCAGCACCTATAGCCCATATCGCTCCGAGTACCAGTCCGAATCTGGGGTAATGCACGCGTTCCTCCCCCGGACAGAGGTCACGGAAGATGGTGTCGTGATGGAGTATACTGGCGACGTCGCCGGCGAGGAACACGATGGACTCCTCGTGCCGGACACTATTTCGCTCACTGAGATCCGCGACCTCTCCGGCCAGAAAGCGATGGAGATGGTGCGGTACTGTCCGGAGTGTTTCCAGATCCTTCCAAACCTCGATAGCTGCTTGCGCCACGATACGTCTGCATACGGAAAGATCCATTCCGAGCCACACATCGATACGACTGTCACTGACCGGACGCCGGTTGAGTCACGCGGGGATCTGACCCTGGCGGACCTGAAAGCACAAGTCACGTTGGAGAGTGTTACACTCGAAATTACACCGGGACAAGACGCCGGTCCCGACATCGGCGTCATCTACGCCTCGGAGGGAGATCGAGTCACACAGGAGCTCCAGAGTCCGGACATTCCGCTGGGATTCACCACGCAGACTCGGGGTTTGGTGTTCGACATGGACGGATTTCTCGACGGATTGGAAGATAAAATAGGTGACCTAGTCCGGCGCTATCATGATACCGACGACTACAGCCTCGAATTTCTCGCATACCACACTGCTGCTCACTTCTTCCTTCAACTGGTAACGGACGTGAGTAGCGTTACGGCCCAGCGGGTGTTCTATGGATACGATCAGCATCTCGCTGAAGTATACGTCTTTGAACGGACAGAAGGCGGTCAAGGCATTGTTGATCTAGTCTACCAAGAAATCGAGTCTGATCCCGGGTCCGTTTTGGAATCCATGCACCGGCTGCTATACAACGAGCAGGTCATCAACGAACGGCTGTGGGCTGACCAGGAATTCGTAGCGGCCCTCCCGATCGACGACATTAGCACGTCTGCTATTGAAACCGTCGTCTTCGAGAATCTCGCTGTCCCGTTCGATGACGTCGTCGAACGTGTGACTGAGGAAGTTGTTGCAACTGTCGACCAGGCTCATCAGCTAGCAATCGACCAAGGTATTGAACATGCCGCCAGCTATGCACTCAAACACACGGTTGCAGCGGCTCAAGTGCGTGGCTGCAATGAGTTCCCGGCTGCAGAGGTCGACGACCACCCCGCTGACATCGCGGATTACGAGCGCGTGAGGACGGCCTTCTACTCGCCAGACATCGATGGCTGTGTCGAGAATCTTCATCTGATGGAATGTATAGCGACGGACGATCAGAGTGAAACACTCAGTTACATTCTCCTCGAGGCGCTTCGGGATTACCTTTTGGAGATGGTCAACTCGGAGGACGCGGCAAATGAAATGTTCGACCGAGAACAGCCACCAGGTGGTGAGACGGATGGGACGAGCGTTTTCCTTAACCTCTGA
- a CDS encoding DEAD/DEAH box helicase family protein, translated as MANLTAPEWVEARDYQQEAIQNWMGAEGRGILRMATGTGKTVTALLAASSVAEMTDGPLLLVVAVPYQHLVDQWAADIREFGVNPVLAYESRRNWQPQLERELLEQNSGNRNATVMVTTHRTLSGQSPQQTILRAQAPSMLIGDEVHHMGAPQTQKALMDEFDLRLGLSATPERWYDDEGTDALDDYFNGTIFDYGLDRAIETGILCEYYYIPHIVELGDDEMEVYMRLTRKIGRLMAKADGDSPSMVLEGNEALQQALFSRARLIGTAQQKLDVLVDLFDRQATHSHSLVYCSDGTTGVDEDGERHVDATTHRLRQETDLNIERFTAREDQAERERLLSAFEKGEIEVLTSIRCLDEGVDVPATRTAYLLASTSNPRQYVQRRGRILRRHADKDFAVIHDFVTVPDTSRHPKILSDGQYEVERTLIRKELERVSTFTDSARNHPDAEVDGVPTTDGTLQKIKRRYNLLGA; from the coding sequence ATGGCTAACCTGACAGCGCCCGAGTGGGTCGAGGCACGAGATTACCAGCAAGAGGCAATTCAGAACTGGATGGGGGCTGAGGGGCGTGGCATCCTTCGTATGGCGACAGGGACGGGAAAGACGGTGACCGCGTTGTTAGCGGCCAGTAGCGTCGCAGAGATGACTGATGGACCGCTTCTGCTCGTTGTTGCCGTTCCTTATCAGCACCTCGTTGACCAGTGGGCTGCTGATATTCGAGAATTCGGAGTGAATCCCGTTCTGGCCTACGAATCCAGACGCAACTGGCAACCACAGCTGGAGCGGGAACTTCTCGAACAGAATTCTGGAAATCGAAATGCCACTGTCATGGTCACCACCCACCGTACACTCTCTGGCCAAAGCCCCCAACAAACGATTCTACGGGCCCAGGCGCCGTCTATGCTCATCGGCGATGAAGTGCATCATATGGGGGCCCCACAAACGCAAAAAGCCCTCATGGACGAGTTCGACCTTCGTCTCGGCCTTTCCGCAACACCAGAGCGCTGGTACGACGACGAGGGAACAGATGCTCTCGATGACTATTTCAACGGGACGATATTCGATTACGGGCTCGACCGTGCAATCGAGACGGGAATCCTCTGTGAGTACTATTACATCCCACATATCGTAGAGCTGGGTGACGACGAGATGGAGGTCTACATGCGCCTAACTCGAAAGATAGGGCGCTTGATGGCCAAAGCAGATGGCGACAGCCCTTCCATGGTGTTAGAGGGAAATGAGGCACTCCAACAGGCGCTGTTCTCGCGTGCCAGGTTGATCGGGACAGCCCAGCAAAAACTTGACGTCCTGGTGGACCTTTTCGATCGGCAGGCCACTCACAGCCACTCACTGGTCTATTGCAGCGACGGGACAACAGGTGTTGATGAAGATGGCGAGCGCCACGTAGACGCGACTACTCATCGACTCCGGCAAGAGACAGACCTGAATATTGAACGATTCACCGCGAGAGAGGATCAAGCCGAGCGCGAACGATTGCTTTCGGCGTTCGAAAAGGGAGAGATAGAAGTGCTCACATCTATTCGGTGTCTCGACGAGGGTGTCGACGTGCCTGCGACCCGGACCGCCTATTTACTCGCCAGCACATCGAATCCCCGACAGTATGTGCAACGGCGCGGACGGATCCTTCGCCGCCACGCTGACAAAGACTTCGCAGTCATCCATGATTTCGTCACTGTACCGGATACCTCACGGCATCCGAAAATCCTCTCTGACGGGCAATATGAGGTGGAGCGTACGTTAATTCGCAAAGAACTCGAGCGAGTATCCACATTTACGGACTCTGCACGCAACCACCCTGATGCGGAGGTTGATGGGGTGCCCACAACCGACGGCACACTCCAGAAAATCAAACGTCGGTACAACCTACTCGGTGCCTAA
- a CDS encoding DEAD/DEAH box helicase, translating to MTGGSNWDDFVDNSPIFKSSELSDYDKAEWPRKIDYIAKRVSEGEYVVGNIDNQQLLSDGWDVEDKARDYYLEGIAALTGDRTRETALPDTFDIGALLVEFQELRGGLADVNRDEIPAGEILSRLLTRTIQRQSSGSRADLASQLRPDTETPRELVAELTSAPELADVVSDAVPDTDNPSTLAKELASLDLSTELWDHQLESLALWLHHGSNGYVDMATATGKTVLGLAAVAHTVDSGSLHPADQHRLEDIFDGAVPEPDSQRPNNVLIVTTDDLLGIQWSRLFQEHCHTPEEFTRVTNRGIQLPRMEIEIRSAGSLDDLDPADYGLAIFDEVHNYGSKSGWGDNLVSFVDSVCPVLALTGSVTEPFKLTVRRANKNFPVLYRYTHELALADGVIPDFEWTLWFTDVIESDALDRLRTTSDRIQEMITYEEGKLHVERSAVASVAPELEEETCEAIAGKYTSGTALANQLREVGGGETAPTEWLESLAKGLSDRTLDRLNLSADLDAIVTEAERSLAEKRPTLVLTRTYGETKALWQQLYDGSDDRVVERLEAGGSAEEHASTIREFDEAETEEKVLIGPGNRIGQGNDIHSVEVGINIAKPGSGVNATLVQRLGRLLRDAGSKDTVDFYHVMGVQPRDTAVEPDGESFVQTVSEFFGQVIEPDTDGILKSPTVRVNNTVSKDVAALERLGADSLRLDARGTVIEAAYAAAIQETPLDKPAVETDWFSAAYGVTTPSQEMVSTDDQQQDEDDRENDNQTPLSPLAEHYDAFRSLGIIHRGLQNIGLSEIDHEDPFQQWVRLVKRILNEEGFGEQSVGYGSQLAASEAVDIDDYREFYGDGKRITEFETVTVTQPPSAVLALIGDRFANLDTWYVPLAPDSETPLPVLVESQAELRRAKALLEEFASMPPEQSFTEDQENRDTSQSVKKQPENTQAENELADTPVADVRGVSSAAAEAFSAAGFETLSDLQTATDEELVSVEGPSEQRIKLIRASIGRI from the coding sequence ATGACAGGAGGGAGCAATTGGGATGATTTCGTTGACAACAGTCCGATATTCAAATCGTCGGAGCTCTCGGATTACGACAAGGCCGAGTGGCCGCGAAAAATCGACTACATCGCAAAGCGGGTCTCAGAGGGCGAATACGTCGTTGGCAACATAGACAACCAGCAATTATTATCCGACGGATGGGACGTGGAAGACAAGGCCCGAGACTATTATCTTGAGGGAATCGCAGCACTCACGGGAGACAGAACTCGGGAAACAGCACTGCCAGATACCTTCGATATCGGAGCGTTGCTCGTGGAGTTTCAGGAGTTGCGAGGCGGACTTGCCGACGTAAATAGAGATGAGATACCGGCAGGCGAGATCTTATCTCGCCTGCTAACCCGCACAATTCAACGACAGTCAAGTGGAAGTCGAGCTGATTTGGCCAGCCAACTCCGACCAGACACGGAGACACCACGGGAGCTGGTTGCCGAACTGACTTCGGCACCGGAACTTGCTGACGTCGTATCGGACGCAGTACCGGACACTGATAACCCATCAACACTCGCAAAAGAGCTTGCATCGCTAGATTTGTCGACCGAGCTGTGGGACCATCAGCTCGAGAGCCTTGCGCTGTGGCTACACCACGGGTCGAACGGCTACGTTGATATGGCGACAGCAACTGGAAAGACAGTTCTCGGTCTAGCGGCGGTGGCTCACACCGTTGATAGTGGTTCGTTGCATCCCGCGGACCAGCACCGGCTCGAAGACATTTTCGATGGCGCTGTTCCCGAACCAGACAGCCAGCGTCCAAATAACGTCCTCATTGTCACGACAGACGATCTCCTTGGGATCCAGTGGTCCCGGCTATTCCAAGAGCACTGTCACACGCCAGAGGAGTTTACCCGGGTCACGAATCGAGGTATCCAGCTTCCACGAATGGAGATTGAAATCAGGTCTGCAGGAAGCCTCGACGACCTTGACCCGGCCGACTACGGACTCGCCATCTTCGACGAGGTACACAACTATGGTTCGAAGTCTGGGTGGGGAGATAACCTCGTATCCTTCGTCGATTCCGTATGTCCAGTTTTAGCGCTTACAGGAAGTGTTACGGAGCCATTTAAATTGACCGTTCGTCGGGCTAACAAGAATTTTCCTGTCCTCTATCGGTACACTCACGAACTCGCACTGGCGGACGGCGTTATCCCGGACTTCGAATGGACGCTGTGGTTTACGGACGTCATTGAGAGCGATGCGCTGGACCGGTTGCGCACAACTTCTGACCGCATCCAGGAAATGATAACATATGAGGAAGGAAAACTTCATGTTGAGCGGTCGGCGGTGGCATCAGTGGCTCCAGAACTGGAAGAGGAGACGTGTGAAGCCATCGCAGGAAAGTATACGTCCGGGACTGCACTTGCGAACCAGCTGCGAGAAGTTGGTGGCGGTGAAACAGCCCCGACCGAGTGGCTTGAGTCACTGGCCAAAGGCCTTTCTGACCGAACCCTCGACCGGCTAAACCTGTCGGCCGACCTCGACGCTATCGTTACCGAAGCTGAACGCTCGCTAGCGGAGAAACGACCGACATTGGTGCTGACACGGACATATGGGGAAACAAAAGCGCTGTGGCAACAGCTCTACGATGGGAGTGACGATCGAGTCGTCGAACGGCTCGAAGCTGGAGGGTCAGCCGAAGAGCACGCGTCGACCATTCGGGAGTTTGACGAGGCTGAGACAGAAGAGAAGGTTCTCATTGGGCCTGGAAACCGTATCGGACAGGGGAACGACATCCACTCTGTCGAAGTCGGCATCAACATCGCCAAGCCGGGGAGTGGCGTCAACGCAACACTGGTACAGCGGCTAGGACGATTACTCAGGGACGCGGGAAGCAAGGATACCGTGGATTTCTACCACGTTATGGGGGTACAACCCAGGGACACTGCCGTTGAGCCCGACGGCGAGTCATTCGTCCAGACCGTCTCGGAATTCTTTGGACAAGTCATTGAGCCGGATACTGATGGGATCCTTAAATCGCCGACTGTAAGAGTCAATAATACTGTCTCGAAAGACGTTGCAGCGTTGGAACGGCTCGGTGCTGACAGTCTCAGACTTGACGCAAGGGGGACAGTCATTGAGGCCGCTTACGCAGCGGCAATCCAAGAGACACCTCTAGACAAACCTGCCGTTGAGACAGACTGGTTCTCAGCTGCCTACGGCGTCACTACACCAAGCCAGGAGATGGTTTCAACAGACGACCAGCAGCAAGACGAGGATGACAGAGAGAACGATAACCAAACCCCGCTCTCACCCCTAGCCGAACACTACGATGCCTTCCGCAGCCTCGGGATTATCCACCGCGGACTGCAGAACATCGGTCTGAGCGAGATTGACCACGAAGACCCGTTCCAACAGTGGGTAAGGTTAGTCAAGAGAATATTGAATGAAGAGGGGTTCGGTGAACAGTCGGTCGGGTATGGCTCCCAGTTAGCTGCGAGCGAGGCCGTCGATATCGACGACTATCGAGAATTCTATGGCGACGGAAAGCGGATTACCGAGTTTGAGACGGTGACCGTCACACAGCCACCGTCAGCCGTGTTAGCGTTGATCGGCGATAGGTTCGCAAATCTGGATACGTGGTACGTACCGCTGGCACCGGATAGCGAGACTCCACTCCCTGTCCTCGTCGAATCACAGGCAGAGCTTCGGCGCGCAAAGGCCCTTCTCGAGGAGTTCGCTTCAATGCCCCCGGAACAGTCGTTCACTGAGGATCAGGAAAACAGAGACACCAGTCAGTCCGTCAAAAAGCAGCCCGAAAATACGCAAGCTGAGAACGAGCTCGCGGATACTCCCGTCGCTGACGTCAGAGGCGTTTCTTCGGCTGCTGCTGAGGCATTCTCCGCGGCCGGGTTCGAGACGTTGAGTGATCTCCAAACTGCCACGGACGAGGAATTAGTGTCCGTTGAGGGACCGTCAGAGCAACGAATCAAACTCATTCGCGCATCGATTGGACGGATATAG
- a CDS encoding phospholipase D-like domain-containing protein, translating to MGRAFSLTSESLGYFLGYTLVHADKVAFVSPWVSDVSLRLPVTDSVENRHPSLVEAVTQLDTVVTFVIQTGQEHNASVCEQLPDTVTVLEVDDLHAKVVVCDEFAYVGSANITHGGLSLNRELCNVVENEYRDVDTYLETELDITLDST from the coding sequence ATGGGACGAGCGTTTTCCTTAACCTCTGAGAGCCTGGGGTACTTCCTCGGGTACACGCTTGTTCATGCAGATAAGGTCGCTTTCGTCTCGCCGTGGGTGAGTGACGTCTCGCTTCGGTTGCCAGTCACTGACTCCGTCGAGAACCGTCACCCGAGTTTGGTCGAGGCAGTCACACAGTTAGATACAGTCGTCACCTTCGTCATACAGACGGGACAAGAACACAATGCGTCCGTCTGTGAGCAGCTGCCAGACACGGTAACGGTACTGGAAGTTGACGACCTCCACGCCAAAGTCGTTGTTTGTGACGAATTCGCCTATGTTGGGTCAGCCAACATCACTCACGGTGGGCTGTCCCTGAACCGCGAACTATGTAATGTCGTCGAGAACGAGTACCGTGATGTGGACACGTACCTCGAAACTGAACTCGACATCACTCTGGACTCAACATAA
- a CDS encoding AAA family ATPase, with protein MQLERIELENFRQFRSESIEFANDADKNVTVVHGSNGSGKTTILNAFTWLFYDEVDFDTRPERLASEGAMAGAESGNRVQVSVRLSFEHDGTEYVAERVAVYEKRTPDDFDGEIVEMDLRVKYRENGSWNERNNPSNTLDQVLPERLSGLFFFDGEDIDELAGIDNQGRIQEAIQNIMGLTILERATHHLDEAAGRFEDETQDSASEELTDLISKKQGVEEEIETLERDRDDTKRNKDRIEQEIDDIDQKLERLDESAALQERRSEYQGEIDELEHEIEDINEQIRSKLSDEGVVPMAMPLIKETAEQIDGMRERGEIPSELSNSFIESLLAAEQCICGRPLNQGTDSYERVVGRRGEVIEDGVEQGALRIVGQLNRIVDIEATFFDEIEELTADRQDLHDEIGKFEEKIDEVSAELQEMDATTEEGLSVKDLENKRKEKLGTRDDLIGEKATYEKQIEEKQDRVDELEDEIDDQEDEHEETLLAKRRRKAAKEIERELQTVFDELKDKVRRWSNERIQSEFSQIASKDLEAEISEDFELKIWQDVGGERIEVDKSRGERQIASLAFIGSLVDIARERYESNNDAEYFDTGGIYPIVMDSPFGALDKSHTREVSRAIPNLANQVVVFATDAQWDGPVSEEMDSVVGDRYSLNFTDGDGKHNYPQTTIETGRLPVGDE; from the coding sequence ATGCAGTTAGAACGTATTGAGCTCGAAAACTTTCGGCAGTTTCGAAGCGAAAGTATCGAGTTCGCCAACGACGCTGATAAGAACGTAACCGTTGTGCACGGTTCGAATGGATCAGGCAAAACGACAATCCTCAATGCATTTACGTGGTTGTTCTACGATGAGGTGGATTTTGATACACGCCCAGAACGACTTGCTAGTGAGGGGGCCATGGCCGGAGCAGAGTCTGGGAATCGAGTACAGGTATCGGTACGCCTCTCTTTTGAACATGACGGAACAGAATATGTCGCTGAGCGAGTAGCGGTGTACGAAAAGCGCACTCCGGACGATTTCGACGGTGAAATCGTCGAGATGGACCTGCGCGTGAAATATCGAGAGAACGGTTCGTGGAACGAGCGTAACAATCCCTCGAATACGCTCGACCAAGTACTTCCCGAACGACTCAGTGGATTGTTCTTTTTCGACGGAGAGGACATTGACGAGCTTGCGGGAATAGATAATCAGGGCCGCATTCAGGAAGCAATCCAGAACATTATGGGTCTAACCATCTTGGAGCGAGCAACCCACCACCTTGACGAAGCGGCCGGTCGCTTCGAGGACGAGACCCAGGATAGCGCGAGTGAAGAGCTCACGGACCTCATTTCGAAAAAACAGGGGGTCGAAGAGGAAATTGAAACGCTAGAGCGCGACCGCGACGATACAAAGCGCAATAAAGACCGAATCGAACAAGAGATCGACGATATCGATCAGAAGTTAGAGCGGCTCGACGAAAGTGCCGCACTCCAAGAGCGGCGATCGGAGTATCAGGGTGAAATTGATGAACTGGAGCATGAAATTGAGGATATAAACGAACAAATTCGGTCGAAACTCTCCGATGAGGGCGTGGTCCCCATGGCGATGCCACTAATCAAGGAAACGGCCGAGCAGATTGATGGAATGCGTGAACGGGGTGAAATTCCATCGGAACTCAGCAATTCCTTCATCGAGTCACTGCTGGCGGCCGAGCAGTGTATATGCGGGCGCCCATTGAACCAAGGAACAGATTCGTATGAGCGAGTTGTCGGCCGACGTGGAGAAGTAATCGAAGACGGCGTCGAGCAAGGAGCACTCCGCATAGTGGGCCAGCTCAACCGGATCGTTGATATCGAAGCAACGTTCTTCGATGAAATCGAGGAGCTGACCGCTGATCGACAAGATCTTCACGATGAGATTGGAAAATTCGAGGAGAAAATTGACGAGGTGAGTGCCGAGCTCCAGGAAATGGACGCTACCACGGAGGAAGGCCTCTCAGTCAAAGACCTGGAGAACAAACGAAAGGAGAAACTCGGCACCCGAGACGACCTTATCGGTGAAAAAGCGACCTATGAAAAACAGATCGAAGAAAAACAAGACCGCGTCGACGAGCTCGAAGATGAGATTGACGACCAGGAAGACGAACATGAAGAGACCCTTTTGGCAAAGCGACGACGCAAGGCCGCCAAGGAGATCGAACGAGAACTGCAAACGGTATTCGACGAACTCAAAGACAAAGTCCGACGGTGGTCAAACGAACGAATCCAGTCGGAGTTCAGTCAGATTGCCAGCAAAGATCTCGAGGCCGAGATCTCCGAAGACTTCGAGCTGAAAATCTGGCAGGACGTCGGCGGCGAACGAATCGAAGTCGACAAGTCGCGAGGAGAGCGCCAGATAGCGAGCCTGGCCTTTATCGGGAGTCTAGTCGATATCGCTCGCGAACGGTACGAGTCCAACAATGACGCGGAATACTTCGACACTGGGGGCATCTACCCCATCGTGATGGACTCACCGTTCGGCGCACTTGACAAATCACATACGCGGGAAGTCAGCCGTGCCATTCCGAACTTAGCAAACCAAGTTGTCGTCTTCGCGACTGACGCACAGTGGGACGGCCCAGTAAGTGAAGAGATGGACAGTGTCGTCGGAGATCGATATTCGCTGAACTTCACCGACGGCGACGGGAAGCATAACTACCCCCAAACGACAATAGAAACTGGCCGACTACCTGTGGGGGATGAGTAA